In the Chelonoidis abingdonii isolate Lonesome George chromosome 13, CheloAbing_2.0, whole genome shotgun sequence genome, one interval contains:
- the PRPSAP1 gene encoding phosphoribosyl pyrophosphate synthase-associated protein 1 isoform X3, whose protein sequence is MELLIMAYALKTSCARNIIGVIPYFPYSKQSKMRKRGSIVCKLLASMLAKAGLTHIITMDLHQKEIQGFFSFPVDNLRASPFLLQYIQEEIPDYRNAVIVAKSPDAAKRAQSYAERLRLGLAVIHGEAQCTEQDMDDGRHSPPTVKNATVHSGLELPLMMAKEKPPITVVGDVGGRIAIIVDDIIDDVESFVAAAEILKERGAYKIFVMATHGLLSADAPRLIEESAVDEVVVTNTVPHEVQKLQCPKIKTVDISLILSEAIRRIHNGESMAYLFRNITVDD, encoded by the exons ATGGAATTGTTGATAATGGCTTATGCACTGAAGACTTCCTGCGCCAGGAATATTATTGGGGTCATCCCTTACTTCCCCTATAGCAAACAAAGCAAAATGAGGAAGAGGGGCTCGATAGTCTGCAAACTGCTAGCTTCTATGCTGGCCAAAGCAG gtTTAACACACATTATCACTATGGATCTTCATCAAAAGGAAATCCAAGGCTTCTTCAGCTTTCCAGTAGACAACTTAAGGGCATCCCCTTTCTTGCTTCAGTATATACAGGAAGAA ATTCCAGATTACAGAAATGCAGTTATTGTGGCCAAATCCCCTGATGCAGCGAAAAG GGCTCAGTCTTATGCCGAGAGACTGCGTCTGGGACTAGCAGTTATCCATGGAGAGGCTCAGTGTACGGAGCAGGACATGGATGACGGCCGCCACTCTCCCCCAACTGTCAAAAATGCCACTGTGCACTCTGGCCTAGAGCTGCCCT tGATGATGGCCAAAGAGAAGCCACCAATAACTGTAGTCGGAGATGTTGGGGGAAGAATCGCCATCATTGTG GATGATATTATTGATGATGTGGAAAGCTTTGTAGCAGCTGCAGAAATCCTGAAAGAGCGTGGTGCTTACAAGATTTTTGTGATGGCCACTCATGGACTCTTATCTGCAGATGCTCCCCGTCTAATTGAGGAATCTGCAGTCGATGAG gTGGTGGTGACCAACACAGTTCCACATGAAGTTCAGAAGCTGCAGTGCCCCAAGATAAAGACTgtggatatcagtttgatcctctcTGAAGCCATCCGAAGAATCCACAATGGGGAGTCCATGGCTTATCTCTTCCGCAACATCACCGTGGATGACTAG